One Vicugna pacos chromosome X, VicPac4, whole genome shotgun sequence DNA window includes the following coding sequences:
- the LOC140691985 gene encoding synaptonemal complex protein 3-like, producing the protein MAPAERKRLGRAAKAPVEAQGMAACDFGRQERREPRGSEGVPEGNNRVIDDYGEISSSPGTFEEDVGNELQNMLESFEGDIKKVLHAKRKRFLMNTNASVKTIKQKIEHVWKSQEEQRQKLYREYSQQFLTLFLEWDMAVQKTKEEEEKLANLFREQQKIFQQARIVQSQRLKKIKNVYGQLLKSMEELEKDHEHLLTDEQSKIRQEMAKLQNKILLEAQQQELAMVRKSLQSLLF; encoded by the exons ATGGCGCCGGCTGAGAGGAAGCGCCTGGGGAGGGCTGCGAAGGCCCCGGTGGAGGCTCAGGGTATGGCAGCCTGTGACTTCGGGAGACAAGAGAGAAGAGAGCCGCGTGGGTCAGAGGGTGTTCCGGAAG GAAACAACCGAGTCATTGATGACTATGGGGAAATAAGTTCTTCTCCAGGGACATTTGAGGAAGATGTGGG GAATGAATTACAGAATATGTTGGAAAGTTTTGAAG GTGACATTAAAAAGGTTCTTcatgcaaagagaaaaagattcTTAATGAATACCAATGCTTCTGTCAAAACCATTAAGCAGAAAATTGAACATGTTTGGAAAAGCCAGGAAGAACAAAG GCAGAAGCTTTATCGCGAATATTCTCAGCAGTTTTTGACTTTGTTTCTGGAGTGGGACATGGCTGTGCAGAAAAccaaagaagaagaggaaaaactaGCT AACTTGTTTCGTGAGCAACAAAAGATTTTTCAACAAGCTAGAATTGTTCAGAGccagagactgaaaaaaattaaaaatgtgtatgGCCAGCTCTTAAAG AGTATGGAGGAGTTAGAGAAGGATCATGAACATCTTCTTACTGATGAGCAAAGCAAAATTAGACAAGAAATGGCCAAGCTGCAAAACAAAATTTTGCTGGAAGCT CAGCAGCAAGAGCTGGCAATGGTTCGGAAGTCTCTTCAATCCCTGTTATTCTGA